Proteins from one Malaya genurostris strain Urasoe2022 chromosome 2, Malgen_1.1, whole genome shotgun sequence genomic window:
- the LOC131429514 gene encoding uncharacterized protein LOC131429514, with protein MSSGILYCLLQSDQTVKQIYHGWRNRYREDIAIGTLEILQLCIDFTGYGYSIKPEDIEHINLRDFVRKHVIDSNYRDLEIFSKPNVLKHLFQLLELMIAHDRQELLENNIWLNKTIRLLIAFCESNDDECKMAAGYLSTIVLVHLSVVHEHARQELEKTKNEDDCEQLQDAEKRQQYVFKVSQLLEKNIVSCCGYSLTLPYIAEWLCKLLEVYPALYVLEGSLLEVVLSLLQHRHCKMFSTIANCFKNLLNEDAQTPEIIELVANFFVQSAGKRFVQSMITFKSSEKMALEIIVSVQRRHCGQPIFDEDISAKVRQYMFHNDEAIRGCAIDFHVSSLCHPDDQDNNNIILLGILKLYERYEHASNALNDLVADLWHLEFFDDWKTLFKLLEGELAQKDNLFMVISIVHVINQCYTLMMRGLEKAQQPNNKTVDSRRLRGLLKDFLINYPSILRKCIPCQNAYIELLKPAYATYHGILQICNVNIEQFYEALFAVLTTVAYSASCFYALIRTLSAIRSYWRIIIDVEQIWSEILNKYANDFIETRALFTSRNIGKDKSLTAKYVTGQIRLTAFLELDQNLDTHLPTTMRILVNDFRLLNEFNLDSNQVSIFCRLYKCAFFAVINAYQSGTIVGILDNSSQYAYTGHRFKKRVLELLRLMMRKLAKFDESLDTSVHVFTTLCDLLLMTQSGIHFDIDELQQIDYEVKPVDLEMMAKYLLNYLFSKQYDWHETPIAKQKQVLTKYIDLYKLHKSLPRITDTHYIVANFSIDTQLEKQIIQLMVVLHQVDTSQFCEIICQAAFQLLIVYKSESSVKQFLKKFQSFALAKLTVTEKEECANVIGKVVEKILNHLMNIVNNEADDKVATCMFKLIEPLLPQISIDERLSMENLLTRHSEFEKLSEADRKAVNRFVRYLKK; from the exons ATGTCCTCTGGCATTTTATACTGTTTGTTGCAATCTGATCAAACAGTAAAG CAAATTTACCACGGTTGGCGGAATCGCTATCGTGAAGATATCGCTATTGGAACATTAGAAATTCTTCAACTTTGCATTGATTTTACCGGTTATGGGTACTCTATTAAACCTGAGGATATAGAACATATAAATCTGCGcgattttgtaagaaaacatgtaATTGATTCG AACTATCGCGACTTAGAAATATTTAGTAAGCCGAATGTGCTGAAGCACTTATTCCAACTACTCGAATTGATGATAGCACATGATCGCCAGGAACTCCTGGAAAACAATATCTGGTTGAACAAAACCATCCGACTGTTGATAGCTTTCTGCGAATCGAATGATGATGAGTGTAAAATGGCAGCTGGTTACTTGAGCACAATCGTTCTAGTTCATTTATCTGTGGTCCATGAACATGCCCGACAAGAGTTGGAAAAGACTAAAAACGAAGATGATTGTGAGCAGTTACAAGATGCAGAAAAACGGCAGCAATATGTATTTAAAGTCAGCcaacttttagaaaaaaacattGTGTCTTGCTGCGGATATTCTTTAACATTACCATACATTGCCGAGTGGCTCTGCAAGCTGCTGGAAGTTTACCCTGCACTTTACGTGTTGGAAGGAAGTCTTCTGGAAGTGGTATTATCACTTTTGCAACATCGTCATTGTAAGATGTTTTCGACAATTgcaaactgttttaaaaatttgttgaacgaAGATGCACAAACCCCTGAAATCATCGAACTAGTTGCGAACTTCTTCGTGCAATCGGCCGGAAAACGATTTGTCCAATCCATGATAACATTCAAGTCAAGTGAAAAAATGGCTTTGGAAATTATTGTAAGCGTTCAGAG ACGACACTGTGGTCAACCAATTTTTGATGAAGATATCAGCGCTAAAGTTCGTCAATATATGTTCCATAACGATGAAGCTATTCGAGGATGCGCTATTGACTTTCATGTCAGTTCACTGTGTCACCCTGATGATCAAGACAACAATAATATTATTTTGTTAGGCATCTTAAAATTATACGAGCGCTACGAACATGCTTCGAACGCCTTAAATGATTTAGTAGCCGATTTATGGCATTTGGAATTTTTTGACGATTGGAAAACACTTTTCAAGCTACTTGAAGGAGAACTGGCTCAGAAGGACAATCTGTTTATGGTTATCTCTATTGTACATGTCATAAACCAATGTTACACGCTTATGATGCGTGGATTAGAGAAAGCGCAACAACCGAACAACAAAACCGTAGACAGTCGGCGTTTACGCGGGCTTTTGAAGGACTTCCTAATCAATTACCCGTCAATACTTCGCAAATGTATTCCATGTCAGAACGCTTATATCGAACTATTGAAGCCAGCATATGCGACATATCATGGGATATTGCAAATATGTAACGTAAACATAGAGCAATTTTACGAAGCCCTGTTCGCTGTTCTTACAACGGTGGCTTACAGTGCGTCGTGTTTTTATGCATTGATACGAACGCTGTCGGCGATTCGTAGCTACTGGCGAATCATTATAGACGTTGAACAAATATGGTCCGAAATTCTAAATAAATATGCAAACGACTTCATTGAAACGAGAGCTCTATTCACAAGTCGAAATATT GGAAAGGACAAGTCTCTTACAGCAAAGTATGTCACTGGTCAGATCAGACTGACCGCATTTCTAGAGCTTGATCAAAATCTAGACACCCATCTTCCAACTACAATGAGAATCCTCGTCAACGATTTTCGTCTGTTAAACGAGTTTAACTTGGATAGTAATCAAGTGAGCATATTTTGTCGCTTGTATAAATGTGCGTTCTTTGCCGTAATTAATGCGTATCAGTCTGGTACAATCGTTGGAATTTTGGATAACTCCAGTCAGTATGCGTATACAGGCCATCGATTCAAAAAACGTGTATTGGAGTTGCTACGTCTAATGATGAGAAAATTGGCCAAGTTTGACGAATCCCTCGATACTAGCGTGCATGTATTTACTACGTTGTGCGATTTGTTGTTGATGACACAGAGCGGGATTCATTTCGACATTGATGAACTACAGCAAATTGATTATGAAGTTAAACCGGTCGACCTAGAAATGATGGCAAAGTATCTGTTAAATTACCTTTTTTCTAAGCAGTATG ATTGGCATGAGACTCCGATTGCTAAACAAAAACAAGTCCTAACGAAATACATCGATCTATACAAGCTTCACAAATCCTTGCCTCGAATCACCGACACCCATTATATTGTAGCCAATTTTTCGATCGATACGCAACTGGAaaagcaaatcattcaattgatGGTAGTTTTGCATCAGGTTGACACGTCACAGTTCTGCGAAATTATTTGCCAGGCAGCATTTCAACTGCTGATAGTGTACAAATCGGAATCCAGCGTCAAG caatttctcaaaaaatttcaatcgttTGCATTGGCAAAACTCACCGTTACCGAGAAGGAAGAATGTGCGAATGTAATAGGAAAAGTAgtagaaaaaatattaaatcacCTGATGAACATAGTGAACAATGAAGCAGACGATAAAGTTGCTACGTGTATGTTTAAATTGATTGAACCACTATTGCCCCAAATTTCGATCGATGAGCGACTTTCGAT GGAGAATTTGCTCACGAGACATTCTGAATTCGAAAAGTTATCGGAAGCTGATCGCAAAGCTGTCAACCGTTTCGTGCGATATTTGAAAAAGTAA
- the LOC131429515 gene encoding tubulin beta chain-like produces MREIVHIQAGQCGNQIGAKFWEVISDEHGIDATGAYCGDSDLQLERINVYYNEATGGKYVPRAVLVDLEPGTMDSVRAGPFGQLFRPDNFVFGQSGAGNNWAKGHYTEGAELVDSVLDVVRKESEGCDCLQGFQLTHSLGGGTGSGMGTLLISKIREEYPDRIMNTFSVVPSPKVSDTVVEPYNATLSVHQLVENTDESYCIDNEALYDICFRTLKLTTPTYGDLNHLVSATMSGVTTCLRFPGQLNADLRKLAVNMVPFPRLHFFMTGFAPLTSRGSQQYRALTVPELTQQMFDAKNMMAACDPRHGRYLTVAAIFRGRMSMKEVDEQMLNVQSKNSSYFVEWIPNNVKTAVCDIPPRGLKMSSTFIGNSTAIQEIFKRIAEQFTAMFRRKAFLHWYTGEGMDEMEFTEAESNMNDLVSEYQQYQEATADEEGEFDEEEEGGDE; encoded by the exons ATGCGTGAAATTGTTCACATTCAAGCCGGCCAATGTGGTAATCAAATAGGAGCCAAGTTCTGGGAAGTTATTTCCGATGAACACGGAATAGATGCCACCGGTGCCTATTGCGGAGACAGCGATCTGCAACTAGAACGTATCAACGTGTACTACAACGAAGCTACTGGTGGCAAGTATGTTCCACGTGCTGTGCTGGTCGATCTAGAACCAGGAACTATGGACTCGGTGAGGGCTGGTCCTTTTGGCCAGCTATTCCGACCGGACAATTTCGTGTTTGGTCAATCCGGAGCCGGAAACAATTGGGCAAAGGGTCACTACACGGAAGGTGCTGAGCTGGTAGATTCCGTTTTGGACGTGGTCCGCAAAGAGTCTGAAGGTTGCGATTGTCTCCAAGGTTTCCAGCTCACACACTCACTCGGTGGTGGAACTGGTTCAG GTATGGGAACACTTTTGATTTCAAAAATTCGCGAAGAGTATCCAGATCGCATTATGAATACATTCTCGGTCGTTCCATCACCAAAGGTTTCCGATACAGTTGTAGAACCATATAACGCTACGCTTAGCGTGCACCAGCTGGTGGAAAACACAGACGAGTCTTACTGCATAGATAACGAAGCGTTATACGATATCTGTTTTCGAACACTAAAGCTCACGACCCCAACCTACGGGGATTTAAACCATTTGGTGTCAGCCACGATGTCTGGCGTTACCACCTGTTTGCGCTTTCCCGGTCAATTAAATGCGGATCTGCGCAAGTTGGCTGTGAATATGGTTCCATTTCCTCGATTGCATTTCTTTATGACTGGTTTTGCGCCACTAACATCCCGCGGGTCGCAACAATATCGCGCTCTAACCGTACCAGAGCTAACTCAACAAATGTTCGATGCCAAGAACATGATGGCCGCATGTGATCCACGGCACGGACGTTATCTGACCGTTGCGGCAATATTCCGCGGGCGTATGTCGATGAAGGAAGTCGACGAGCAAATGCTTAACGTTCAAAGCAAAAACAGCAGTTATTTTGTGGAATGGATACCTAACAATGTTAAAACAGCCGTATGTGACATCCCGCCACGGGGTCTGAAGATGTCCTCTACGTTTATCGGCAACTCGACCGCGATTCAGGAGATTTTCAAACGAATCGCAGAGCAGTTCACTGCTATGTTCCGGAGGAAGGCCTTCCTGCACTGGTACACTGGCGAAGGAATGGACGAGATGGAATTTACGGAAGCGGAAAGCAACATGAACGATTTGGTCTCCGAGTACCAGCAGTATCAGGAAGCGACCGCCGACGAAGAAGGAGAATTTGACGAAGAAGAAGAGGGTGGCGATGAGTAA
- the LOC131429516 gene encoding UDP-galactose transporter senju, which translates to MTNPRINWGELFPSKKSVFIFIGYMSLFVSQGILVTASQRADNSYSYNTVLVVLLTEVLKLVISTTLYCRENSFKSLVIKVVEESEVLLLYFVPAFLYCLYNNLAFVNLSTFDPTTYYLLLQLRVVITGVLFQVIFKKYLSRKQWFSLCLLTLGCMLKQWNFSLSTSDESRETTAGGDRSTFHGKNISGFDLSFSAVLILVQTICSCLAGVYNEYLLKRKGSDINIYVQNVFMYVDSIVCNLLILMFRGELSAVVTQEHLVEVFRFEVLVILINNAAIGIITSFFLKYLNSILKTFASALELMFTAILCYLLFAIPVYLNTVLAIGVVSYAIYLYSLNPVVNLANKPGTSSSSGKDESRKALMRNNSDEDDIDLQMEEV; encoded by the exons ATGACGAATCCTCGAATAAATTGGGGAGAATTGTTCCCAAGCAAGAAGAGTGTCTTCATCTTCATCGGTTATATGTCACTTTTCGTAAGCCAAG GAATTCTAGTGACAGCATCGCAACGTGCCGATAACAGTTACAGCTACAACACAGTACTTGTTGTATTATTGACGGAGGTATTGAAATTAGTCATATCTACCACTTTGTATTGCAGGGA gaACTCTTTCAAATCCCTCGTTATCAAAGTCGTCGAAGAAAGCGAAGTTTTGTTGCTATATTTTGTTCCTGCGTTTCTGTATTGTTTGTACAACAATCTTGCATTCGTTAATCTGTCTACGTTTGATCCGACTACTTATTACTTGCTGCTACAGCTACGGGTCGTAATCACTGGAGTTCTCTTCCAG GTGATATTCAAAAAATATCTCAGTAGAAAGCAATGGTTCTCGTTGTGCCTACTTACCTTAGGATGTATGTTGAAACAATGGAACTTCTCTCTGTCGACTTCGGATGAATCAAGGGAAACAACTGCGGGCGGCGATAGAAGCACCTTTCATGGGAAAAATATCTCCGGTTTCGATCTCAGTTTTAGTGCCGTGTTGATTTTGGTGCAAACAATATGCTCCTGTCTGGCCGGTGTTTACAACGAATACTTGTTGAAACGCAAAGGTTCCGATATCAATATCTACGTTCAGAATGTATTTATGTACGTTGATTCGATCGTATGTAATCTGCTGATATTGATGTTTCGAGGGGAACTTTCTGCTGTCGTCACCCAGGAACATCTGGTTGAGGTGTTCCGCTTCGAGGTCCTCGTGATACTGATCAACAACGCCGCTATCGGCATCATAACAAGTTTTTTCTTGAAGTATCTGAACTCGATCCTGAAGACCTTCGCCAGTGCGTTGGAACTGATGTTCACTGCAATATTGTGCTATCTACTGTTTGCCATACCGGTGTACTTGAATACTGTACTTGCGATCGGGGTTGTGTCGTACGCAATCTATCTCTACTCTCTCAACCCTGTAGTTAATCTTGCCAACAAGCCTGGTACTAGCAGTTCCAGCGGGAAAGACGAATCGCGGAAGGCTTTGATGCGTAACAATAGTGATGAAGACGACATAGATCTTCAGATGGAAGAAGTTTAG
- the LOC131429518 gene encoding phospholipase A-2-activating protein: MVKIDDFKLSCELAGHKLDVRAVAEGKGYIVSGSRDKTAKVWTLQDKHYTETETLVRHTNYVGAVLVIEENDWICTASNDATICVYKYPNSIEPFVVLKGHTSTVCALAKGNSANVLISGSWDKSAKIWTNVGSTQASVTLVGHEAAVWAVARLSTGKYVTGSADKSIFVWNEAGEKLVVLKGHKDCVRGLCALPKNGFLSCSNDAVIRHWNDTYECVKEFHGHTNYIYSISRSDFWGDDVFITSGEDSTIRMWSLTQGALGNELQLPAQSIWSVAGLRNGDIVAGSSDAMVRVFTTNEDRTASQDIQEAFKLSVEVRIRESTKQLGGVNVSDLPGPESLLSEGQNGQTRIVRHADGKIMCYQWSNNKWELVGDVMGATGGDTGKQLYEGREYDFVFSVNLSDDAPNLKLPYNRGEDPWFVAQRFIHKHSLPQAYLEQVANFIITNSKNAPIKSTAESKTYYDPFTGGSRYVPGTETSYQPTAANTDPLTGGSSYTTQTPNAGFPQNGNRLNNSGNADPFTGGSSYTTGATELKKTNVHFPHRHFVTIENADLSKVLVKLKELNSKIENKSLQMSDDTLDDIVGYVREIATVSEQNSACITALKYLYTWPTEIIFPVLDITRLIVRDPRGCQELFEGEFMNSLLQHINHLPANQMMGARCFANMISHSIGRNIVLEQIRPIVDKLSPIKTGSANLQVALASFYLNLSMTQLDKPSLDFCKVFSDAVAEFLEWATDYEAIYRGYQALGNLLSTQQGTLVANHLRANNGLIDKILLSISAEVSGYTKLNECASYLYELLA; this comes from the exons ATGGTTAAGATCGATGATTTCAAACTCTCTTGTGAGCTTGCTGGTCACAAGTTGGACGTACGAGCAGTAGCCGAGGGTAAAGGTTACATTGTGTCTGGGTCGCGCGATAAAACAGCGAAAGTATGGACTTTACAAGATAAACATTATACCGAAACGGAAACCCTGGTTCGTCATACGAATTATGTCGGTGCAGTTTTGGTAATCGAGGAAAATGACTGGATCTGCACTGCTAGCAATGATGCCACCATCTGCGTATACAAGTATCCGAACTCGATCGAACCATTTGTGGTGCTAAAAGGTCATACCTCGACAGTCTGTGCACTAGCAAAGGGAAATTCGGCAAATGTGCTTATTTCCGGTAGCTGGGATAAAAGTGCTAAAATTTGGACTAACGTCGGCTCGACGCAGGCTAGCGTAACGCTTGTGGGTCATGAAGCAGCTGTTTGGGCTGTAGCACGACTATCCACGGGGAAGTATGTTACGG GATCTGCCGATAAGTCAATTTTCGTCTGGAATGAAGCAGGAGAAAAATTGGTTGTCCTCAAAGGTCACAAAGACTGTGTTCGTGGTTTGTGTGCCTTGCCGAAAAATGGGTTTCTCAGTTGTTCCAATGATGCGGTCATTCGTCACTGGAATGatacatacgaatgtgtgaagGAGTTCCATGGTCATACTAACTATATTTACAGCATTTCTCGAAGTGACTTCTGGGGTGATGATGTTTTCATAACCAGTGGTGAAGACAGTACCATTCGAATGTGGAGTTTAACGCAGGGGGCTTTGGGAAACGAATTGCAATTACCTGCTCAATCCATCTGGTCCGTCGCCGGGTTGCGGAATGGAGATATAGTGGCTGGCTCCAGCGATGCTATGGTTAGAGTTTTTACTACTAACGAGGATCGGACAGCTTCCCAGGATATACAGGAGGCATTCAAGTTGTCTGTTGAAGTGAGAATTAGAGAATCCACGAAGCAGCTTGGCGGTGTAAATGTGAGTGATCTGCCGGGACCGGAATCGTTACTGTCGGAAGGTCAAAATGGTCAAACAAGGATAGTACGTCATGCTGATGGTAAAATTATGTGCTACCAGTGGAGTAACAATAAATGGGAACTCGTCGGTGATGTGATGGGCGCTACCGGAGGAGATACCGGAAAGCAGTTGTACGAAGGTCGTGAATATGATTTTGTATTTTCGGTTAATCTATCGGACGATGCACCCAATCTTAAGTTGCCGTATAATCGTGGTGAAGATCCTTGGTTTGTGGCTCAACGATTCATTCACAAGCATAGTCTTCCGCAAGCTTATTTAGAGCAGGTTGCCAATTTCATCATCACAAACTCTAAAAATGCTCCGATCAAATCCACAGCTGAATCCAAAACTTACTACGATCCTTTCACTGGTGGTTCCCGGTATGTGCCAGGAACAGAAACCAGTTATCAGCCAACAGCTGCCAATACAGATCCACTTACCGGTGGCTCCAGTTACACCACTCAAACACCGAATGCTGGTTTTCCACAAAACGGCAACAGATTGAACAACAGTGGAAATGCAGATCCATTCACCGGGGGTTCAAGCTATACGACTGGTGCGACGGAATTGAAAAAGACCAACGTACATTTTCCTCATAGGCATTTTGTGACAATCGAAAATGCAGATTTGTCTAAAGTGTTGGTGAAATTGAA gGAACTGAATAGCAAGATCGAAAATAAAAGCCTTCAAATGTCCGATGATACCCTTGATGATATCGTAGGATACGTAAGGGAGATAGCAACAGTTTCGGAGCAGAATTCCGCGTGTATCACTGCTCTCAAATATCTGTACACGTGGCCGACGGAGATTATTTTTCCGGTGCTGGATATAACGCGACTGATTGTACGCGATCCTCGCGGCTGTCAGGAGCTGTTTGAAGGGGAATTTATGAATAGTTTGCTGCAGCATATCAATCACTTGCCGGCCAATCAGATGATGGGGGCCCGTTGTTTCGCCAATATGATCTCGCACTCAATCGGGCGGAACATTGTACTGGAACAGATACGTCCGATCGTGGATAAACTGTCACCGATTAAGACCGGTAGTGCAAACCTGCAGGTCGCGCTGGCtagtttttatttgaatctgtcGATGACACAACTCGACAAACCGTCGCTTGACTTTTGTAAAGTTTTCTCCGATGCAGTTGCGGAATTTCTGGAATGGGCCACGGACTATGAAGCGATTTACCGCGGATATCAGGCCCTCGGAAACTTGCTGTCCACTCAACAGGGAACACTGGTGGCCAACCATCTCAGAGCGAACAATGGACTGATTGACAAGATTCTGCTAAGCATTAGTGCCGAAGTGAGCGGTTACACGAAACTGAACGAATGTGCAAGCTACCTTTACGAGTTACTAGCTTAG